A stretch of the Sulfuritortus calidifontis genome encodes the following:
- the modA gene encoding molybdate ABC transporter substrate-binding protein — protein MKALRFLLLVCALPFALASHAAESLLVFAGAATVPPTTEAARAFERKTGAKVDVVFGGSGYVLAQMKLAKQGDLYFPGSSDYMEIAKREGYVLPETEKIIVYVVPAINVQKGNPHRIKGLKDLLKPGLRVAIANPEGVCVGAYAVEIFEKELTPAEREQLKANIRNYTGSCEQTATAISLKLADAVIGWRVFQYWDPDRIETLPLPKEQITRIGYIPIAISKFSKNPKLAQQFIDFVTGPEGQAIYARYSYFADPESAFRWIGAVKPVGGEYVVPKEWLKLRATVDPKKAVRP, from the coding sequence ATGAAGGCCTTGCGGTTTTTGCTGCTTGTCTGCGCACTACCGTTCGCACTGGCATCCCATGCCGCCGAATCCCTGCTCGTCTTCGCCGGCGCCGCCACCGTGCCGCCCACCACCGAGGCGGCCCGCGCCTTCGAGCGAAAGACCGGCGCCAAGGTCGATGTCGTGTTCGGCGGTTCCGGCTACGTGCTCGCGCAGATGAAGCTCGCCAAGCAGGGCGATCTCTACTTTCCGGGCTCCTCCGACTACATGGAGATCGCCAAGCGCGAGGGCTATGTCCTGCCCGAAACGGAAAAAATCATCGTCTACGTGGTGCCGGCGATCAATGTGCAGAAGGGCAACCCGCACCGCATCAAGGGCCTGAAGGATCTTTTGAAGCCCGGCCTCAGGGTGGCCATCGCCAACCCCGAGGGTGTGTGCGTGGGCGCCTACGCGGTGGAGATCTTCGAGAAGGAGCTGACCCCGGCCGAGCGTGAGCAGCTCAAGGCCAACATCAGGAACTACACCGGCTCCTGCGAGCAGACCGCCACGGCGATCTCGCTCAAGCTGGCCGACGCCGTGATCGGCTGGCGCGTGTTCCAGTACTGGGACCCGGATCGGATCGAGACCCTCCCCCTGCCGAAGGAGCAGATTACGCGCATCGGCTACATCCCCATCGCCATCAGCAAATTCAGCAAGAACCCGAAGCTCGCGCAGCAGTTCATCGACTTTGTCACCGGGCCCGAAGGCCAGGCGATCTACGCCAGGTACAGCTATTTCGCCGATCCCGAATCGGCCTTCAGGTGGATCGGCGCCGTCAAGCCGGTGGGAGGCGAGTACGTGGTGCCCAAGGAGTGGCTCAAGCTGCGCGCCACCGTCGATCCGAAAAAGGCCGTCAGGCCATGA
- a CDS encoding efflux RND transporter periplasmic adaptor subunit, which translates to MSRKLILPLILLALAIGGWLGWRQMAGSKPAGVYKTQPVDRGDIVETISANGTLNPVVLVNVGTQVSGTIKRLNADFNSVVKKGDVLAELDPALIEAQLRQDLAALANAEANLNLARAKDKRAKELFAQKFVSQDALDQARQALDSAQAQVELARAQVARSRTNLGYTVIRSPVDGVVVARNIDVGQTVAASFQTPTLFQIAGDLKAMQIDTSVAEADIGKVQIGQVARFSVDTFMEREFEARVKQIRLNPTVQQNVVTYNVVLLVDNPEGKLMPGMTAHVSIEVGRHANVLRVPNAALRYRPQEAEEGGGKNGGKARGGGNQVYKLVDGRALAVKIKPGASDGSFTEVKGGELKPGDEVILREISAAKDKKGSAFQFRFF; encoded by the coding sequence ATGTCGCGCAAACTGATACTCCCCCTGATCCTGCTGGCGCTGGCGATCGGCGGCTGGCTGGGCTGGCGCCAGATGGCCGGCAGTAAGCCGGCCGGCGTCTACAAGACCCAGCCGGTCGACCGCGGCGACATCGTCGAGACTATCTCGGCCAACGGCACGCTCAACCCGGTGGTACTGGTCAATGTCGGCACCCAGGTCTCGGGCACCATCAAGCGCCTGAACGCCGATTTCAACAGTGTGGTGAAAAAGGGCGACGTGCTGGCCGAGCTCGACCCGGCGCTGATCGAGGCCCAGCTGCGCCAGGACCTGGCGGCCCTGGCCAACGCCGAGGCCAACCTGAACCTGGCCCGGGCCAAGGACAAGCGGGCGAAGGAGCTGTTCGCGCAGAAGTTCGTCTCCCAGGATGCGCTGGACCAGGCGCGCCAGGCGCTCGACTCCGCCCAGGCCCAGGTCGAGCTGGCGCGGGCCCAGGTGGCGCGCAGCCGCACCAACCTCGGCTACACCGTGATCCGCTCGCCGGTGGACGGCGTGGTGGTGGCGCGCAACATCGATGTCGGCCAGACCGTGGCGGCCAGCTTCCAGACCCCGACCCTGTTCCAGATCGCCGGCGACCTCAAGGCCATGCAGATCGACACCAGCGTGGCCGAGGCCGACATCGGCAAGGTGCAGATCGGCCAGGTGGCCCGGTTCAGCGTCGATACCTTCATGGAGCGCGAATTCGAGGCGCGGGTGAAGCAGATCCGGCTCAATCCCACCGTGCAGCAGAACGTGGTGACCTACAACGTGGTGCTGCTGGTCGACAACCCGGAAGGCAAGCTGATGCCGGGCATGACCGCCCATGTCTCGATCGAGGTCGGGCGCCACGCCAATGTGCTGCGGGTGCCCAATGCGGCCCTGCGCTACCGGCCGCAGGAGGCCGAGGAGGGCGGCGGCAAAAACGGCGGCAAGGCCAGGGGCGGCGGCAACCAGGTTTACAAGCTGGTCGACGGCCGAGCGCTGGCGGTGAAGATCAAGCCCGGTGCCAGCGACGGCAGTTTCACCGAGGTCAAGGGTGGCGAACTCAAGCCGGGCGACGAAGTCATCCTGCGCGAGATCAGCGCGGCCAAGGACAAGAAGGGCAGCGCCTTCCAGTTCCGCTTCTTCTGA
- a CDS encoding ABC transporter permease, giving the protein MMALPVKGMRPSVVAALAVLALYAGLIVSLFWFLDPATLKETLFSERTAFSIKLSLMAATSATVLALLLAIPAAYALSRYRFPGREAAETVLEFPIIVSPAALGAILLIFFNNPLGEWLQENVVYFVFGFAGIVLAQFVTVLGLAVRMLKAAFDEVPPELETVARTLGASPRHGFFTVTLPLAKNGLIAAFILTWAKALGEFGATLMVAGSMAMRTETLPIAIFMKLSSADIEGTVALILVLVTIGLTALFVARRILGRAVYA; this is encoded by the coding sequence ATGATGGCTCTGCCCGTCAAAGGCATGCGGCCGAGCGTCGTCGCCGCGCTGGCGGTGCTGGCCCTCTATGCCGGGCTGATCGTCTCGCTGTTCTGGTTCCTGGACCCGGCCACGCTGAAGGAGACACTGTTCTCCGAGCGCACGGCCTTCTCCATCAAGTTGTCGCTCATGGCCGCGACGTCGGCCACCGTGCTGGCCTTGCTCCTGGCCATCCCTGCCGCCTACGCCTTGTCGCGCTACCGATTTCCCGGCCGCGAGGCGGCCGAGACGGTACTGGAGTTTCCCATCATCGTCTCACCGGCGGCCCTGGGCGCCATCCTCCTGATCTTCTTCAACAACCCCCTGGGCGAGTGGCTCCAGGAGAACGTGGTGTATTTCGTGTTCGGCTTCGCCGGCATCGTGCTCGCCCAGTTCGTCACCGTGCTGGGCCTGGCGGTGCGCATGCTTAAGGCCGCCTTCGACGAGGTGCCGCCGGAGCTGGAGACCGTGGCCCGCACCCTGGGGGCGAGCCCCCGCCACGGCTTCTTTACCGTCACCCTGCCGCTGGCGAAAAACGGCCTCATCGCCGCCTTCATCCTCACCTGGGCCAAGGCCCTGGGCGAGTTCGGCGCCACCCTGATGGTGGCCGGTTCCATGGCCATGCGCACCGAGACCCTGCCCATCGCCATCTTCATGAAGCTCTCGTCCGCCGACATCGAAGGCACGGTGGCGCTGATCCTGGTCCTGGTGACGATCGGCCTCACGGCCCTGTTCGTCGCCCGGCGCATCCTCGGCAGGGCCGTGTATGCTTGA
- a CDS encoding MFS transporter, with product MTLTRLRELPTTVWLIGAISLINDSASEMLYPLIPLYLASVLMAGPKALGLIEGIAEATASLLKLFSGVVHDRLQRARPWLLWGYGLAGFARPLIAFVTSWPWLLAIRIADRVGKGLRTSPRDALLAASVAPERRGLAFGVHRALDNAGAVVGPLAASALLATGLGLREIFLYSLLPALLCLTLVLALREPQPLQVTPTRFDWRMRDLPPAFKRYLAVVALFTLGNASNMFLLLRAQELGVAPATVPLLWMTVSVVAMLFAAPLSALSDRVGRVRLLVTGYLAYGLVYLGLGLLAHDGPILFVAFAAYGLFMAATEGVEKALVADLAPPDRRGTAYGWFNLTVGILLLPASIVFGWLYQTFSALAAFGFSAACAAGAALLLALWLWLPHSDRPA from the coding sequence ATGACCCTCACCCGACTGCGTGAACTGCCGACAACGGTGTGGCTGATCGGCGCGATCAGCCTGATCAACGATTCGGCCTCGGAAATGCTCTATCCGTTGATCCCGCTCTATCTCGCCTCGGTGCTGATGGCGGGCCCGAAGGCCTTGGGCCTGATCGAAGGCATCGCCGAGGCGACGGCGAGCCTGCTCAAGCTGTTTTCCGGCGTCGTCCACGACCGCCTGCAGCGGGCCCGGCCCTGGCTGCTCTGGGGCTATGGCCTGGCCGGCTTCGCCCGGCCGCTGATCGCCTTCGTCACCAGCTGGCCCTGGCTGCTGGCCATCCGCATCGCCGACCGGGTGGGCAAGGGCCTGCGCACCTCGCCGCGCGACGCCCTGCTCGCCGCCAGCGTCGCGCCCGAGCGGCGCGGCCTGGCCTTCGGCGTGCATCGTGCCCTGGACAACGCCGGCGCGGTGGTGGGCCCGCTCGCCGCCTCCGCGTTGCTGGCCACCGGGCTCGGCCTGCGCGAGATATTCCTCTACTCCCTGCTGCCGGCGCTGCTCTGCCTGACCTTGGTGTTGGCGCTGCGCGAGCCGCAGCCGCTGCAGGTGACGCCGACCCGGTTCGACTGGCGCATGCGGGATCTGCCGCCGGCGTTCAAACGCTATCTGGCGGTGGTCGCCCTGTTCACCCTGGGCAACGCGTCCAACATGTTCCTGCTGCTGCGGGCGCAGGAATTGGGTGTCGCGCCGGCCACGGTGCCTTTGCTCTGGATGACGGTGTCGGTCGTGGCGATGCTGTTCGCCGCTCCCCTGTCCGCCCTGTCCGACCGGGTCGGCCGCGTGCGCCTGCTGGTAACGGGCTATCTGGCCTATGGCCTGGTCTATCTCGGCCTGGGCCTGCTCGCCCACGACGGGCCCATCCTGTTTGTCGCCTTCGCCGCCTACGGGCTGTTCATGGCGGCCACCGAGGGCGTGGAGAAGGCCCTGGTCGCCGACCTCGCCCCGCCGGACAGGCGCGGCACCGCCTACGGCTGGTTCAACCTGACCGTCGGCATCCTGCTGCTACCGGCCTCGATCGTTTTCGGCTGGCTCTATCAGACCTTCTCGGCGCTGGCGGCCTTCGGCTTTTCCGCCGCCTGCGCGGCAGGGGCGGCGTTGCTGCTCGCGCTCTGGCTCTGGCTGCCGCACTCGGACCGGCCAGCCTGA
- a CDS encoding winged helix-turn-helix domain-containing protein, producing the protein MTSKKKASAVLLRPRLYIGPAIAIGPGKIDLLRAVADTRSIAAAARSLGLPYKRAWLLIDSLNAGFGRPVVDTTTGGKGGGGACLTPLGQRIVAAYDALERRLNAEAVPELELLRELAKRPAT; encoded by the coding sequence ATGACTTCCAAGAAGAAGGCCAGCGCCGTTCTGCTGCGGCCGCGCCTCTATATTGGGCCTGCGATCGCCATCGGCCCCGGCAAGATCGATCTGCTGCGTGCGGTGGCCGATACCCGTTCCATCGCGGCGGCGGCCCGCTCGCTCGGCTTGCCCTACAAGCGTGCCTGGCTGCTGATCGACTCGCTCAATGCCGGCTTTGGGCGTCCGGTCGTCGACACCACAACAGGCGGCAAGGGTGGCGGTGGCGCCTGCCTGACCCCGCTTGGGCAGCGGATCGTGGCGGCCTACGATGCGCTGGAAAGGCGCCTCAATGCCGAGGCCGTGCCGGAGCTGGAGCTCTTGCGCGAGCTGGCCAAGCGGCCCGCCACCTGA
- a CDS encoding AAA family ATPase: MQYQAKILELRRALDSVIVGQAALLDRLVVGLLAGGHVLVEGLPGLAKTTAVKTLAAGIHARFQRIQFTPDLLPGDLTGTDIYRPQEGAFHFAEGPLFNEIILADEINRAPAKVQSALLEAMQEHQITAGGQTRKLPPLFMVMATQNPIEQAGTYPLPEAQLDRFLLHVTLDYPSADEELEILRRDRARHLTEGQEPIAPVLDVQTALAAREEVYQVYVAPEVEQYMVRLARATRAPGEWRPEWAEAVEVGASPRAALALSHAAAALAYLRGRDFVTPDDVREIAPDCLRHRIILSLNARLQKLSRDALIAGLLDAVPAP, translated from the coding sequence ATGCAGTATCAAGCCAAGATCCTCGAACTTCGCCGCGCCCTCGACAGCGTCATCGTCGGCCAGGCCGCCCTGCTCGACCGCCTGGTGGTCGGCCTGCTCGCCGGCGGCCACGTCCTGGTCGAGGGCCTGCCCGGCCTGGCCAAGACCACGGCGGTGAAGACCCTGGCGGCCGGCATCCACGCCCGCTTCCAACGCATCCAGTTCACGCCCGACCTGCTGCCCGGCGACCTCACCGGCACCGACATCTACCGGCCGCAGGAAGGCGCCTTCCATTTCGCCGAGGGCCCGCTGTTCAACGAGATCATCCTGGCCGATGAGATCAACCGGGCGCCGGCCAAGGTGCAATCGGCCCTGCTCGAGGCCATGCAGGAACATCAGATCACCGCCGGCGGGCAGACCCGCAAGCTGCCGCCGCTGTTCATGGTGATGGCCACGCAAAACCCGATCGAACAGGCCGGCACCTACCCCCTGCCCGAGGCCCAGCTCGACCGCTTCCTGTTGCACGTGACCCTGGATTACCCGAGCGCCGACGAGGAACTGGAGATCCTGCGGCGCGACCGTGCCCGCCACTTGACGGAAGGACAGGAGCCGATCGCGCCGGTGCTGGACGTGCAGACCGCGCTGGCCGCGCGGGAAGAGGTGTACCAGGTCTATGTCGCGCCCGAGGTCGAGCAATACATGGTCCGGCTCGCCCGCGCCACCCGCGCGCCGGGCGAGTGGCGGCCGGAGTGGGCGGAGGCGGTCGAGGTCGGCGCCAGCCCGCGCGCGGCGCTGGCCCTGTCGCACGCCGCGGCGGCCCTGGCCTATCTGCGCGGCCGCGATTTCGTCACCCCGGACGACGTGCGCGAGATCGCGCCGGACTGCCTGCGCCACCGCATCATCTTGAGTCTCAACGCCCGGCTGCAAAAGCTCTCGCGCGACGCCCTGATCGCCGGCCTCTTGGATGCCGTTCCCGCTCCGTGA
- a CDS encoding DUF58 domain-containing protein, translating into MPFPLREILNRLRVRPAASLPPAALAPLLSAEEIAQLAVQAELLAEAQPAREVHDHHAGDWSSPWLGHGLDFEESRPYVAGDDIRDMDWRTTARTGRAYLKSYREERQPTLHLVLDREAGMRFGTRRRLKVTQAARAAALFAFAAAGHNAAIGGSLWDAADLELPPLHGRSGALALIEAAARPCPPLPDAAAEPVHYLDRLVALDAGLPRGAELIVLSDFAWLREVHEPLLARLAERMDLFAVQIIDPVERALPDVGLARFHDMTRGDERWIDTGHASIRADHAAAFRERQAAIAHRLARTGARHLVLGSEVDDLLPILLGHHA; encoded by the coding sequence ATGCCGTTCCCGCTCCGTGAAATCCTGAATCGCCTGCGCGTCCGGCCGGCTGCCAGCCTGCCGCCTGCCGCGCTGGCCCCGCTGCTCTCGGCCGAAGAGATCGCACAGCTCGCCGTCCAGGCCGAGCTGCTGGCCGAAGCGCAGCCGGCGCGCGAGGTGCACGACCACCATGCCGGCGACTGGTCCTCGCCCTGGCTCGGTCACGGTCTCGACTTCGAGGAATCGCGGCCCTATGTCGCCGGCGACGACATCCGCGACATGGATTGGCGCACCACGGCGCGCACCGGCCGGGCCTATCTCAAGAGCTATCGCGAGGAGCGGCAACCGACGCTGCATCTGGTGCTCGACCGCGAGGCCGGCATGCGGTTCGGCACCCGGCGCCGGCTCAAGGTCACCCAGGCCGCCCGCGCCGCCGCCCTGTTCGCCTTCGCCGCCGCCGGCCACAACGCCGCCATCGGCGGCAGCCTGTGGGATGCGGCCGATCTCGAACTGCCGCCCCTGCACGGCCGCAGCGGGGCGCTGGCCCTGATCGAGGCGGCGGCCCGGCCCTGCCCGCCGCTGCCCGACGCCGCCGCCGAGCCGGTGCATTATCTCGACCGTCTGGTCGCGTTGGATGCCGGCCTGCCGCGCGGCGCCGAACTCATCGTGCTGAGCGACTTCGCCTGGCTGCGCGAAGTACACGAGCCCCTGCTCGCCCGCCTGGCCGAACGCATGGACCTCTTCGCCGTGCAGATCATCGACCCGGTCGAGCGCGCCCTGCCCGATGTCGGCCTGGCCCGCTTCCATGACATGACGCGGGGCGACGAGCGCTGGATCGACACCGGCCACGCTTCGATCCGCGCCGACCATGCCGCCGCCTTCCGCGAGCGTCAGGCCGCCATCGCCCATCGCCTCGCCCGCACCGGCGCCCGCCATCTCGTGCTGGGCAGCGAGGTCGACGACCTGTTGCCGATCCTGCTGGGGCACCATGCCTGA
- a CDS encoding vWA domain-containing protein: MSELFGLEWREPLWGLLALQPLLLWGLGYWRRHKLAGYADAALAPWALLAGGARPMERWRLLGHALAWALLAAAAAGPRLPLEESAGGGQPGQRHPLRVDIVLDVSASMQATDIAPSRLARAKLELRDLIARLRGERVGLIVYAGEPGLLSPATDDAALLQRMLDQVEPALIATPGTNLAAALQLAQRDVGQGGAVLLVGDAEADSLAGAAGEAVRVAVQDLKAAGIPLYVLGVGTASGAPIPLPEGGHAEQDGAQVLSRMAATSYGELAQRTGGVFVPAVDGDADWASLYDNHLARLPAAPPPADAVRAWRELYAWCLAPALVLLLWLHLPRALPQAAALLVAGLIALPAHDAQADDTLQAAWRDYRAGRHAEAQTRFERAGGYLGQLGAGAAAWRLKDYAAAQRHFGAALLLARTAAERSDALYNLGNAHYALGNWLAAAEAYQAVLRERPQDRRAQANLERAIYRLKQRRGPVLGSTDLRGRMGFFAEGITSTEWDREIAVKEFERKETGTLIDKDKAAGQGARLDGAASRAVGVEADGRRLQSGLKKLELLHDKPTAMYQGLMKQDASSSSMELPPW, encoded by the coding sequence ATGAGCGAACTCTTCGGCCTCGAATGGCGTGAGCCCCTCTGGGGCCTGCTCGCCTTGCAGCCCCTGCTCTTGTGGGGCCTGGGCTATTGGCGCCGGCACAAGCTGGCCGGTTATGCCGATGCCGCCCTGGCGCCCTGGGCGCTGCTGGCCGGCGGTGCGCGGCCGATGGAGCGCTGGCGTCTCCTCGGCCACGCCCTCGCCTGGGCCCTGCTCGCCGCCGCCGCGGCCGGGCCGCGCCTGCCCCTGGAAGAGAGCGCGGGCGGCGGCCAGCCCGGCCAGCGCCATCCGCTGCGCGTCGATATCGTGCTCGATGTCTCGGCCTCGATGCAGGCGACCGACATCGCGCCCAGCCGCCTGGCCCGGGCCAAGCTGGAACTGCGCGATCTCATCGCCCGCCTGCGCGGCGAGCGGGTGGGACTCATCGTCTATGCCGGCGAACCTGGCCTGCTCTCCCCGGCCACCGACGATGCCGCACTCTTGCAGCGCATGCTCGATCAGGTCGAACCGGCGCTGATCGCCACCCCCGGAACGAACCTCGCCGCCGCCCTGCAGCTCGCCCAACGCGATGTCGGCCAAGGCGGCGCCGTCCTGCTGGTGGGCGATGCCGAGGCCGACAGCCTGGCCGGCGCCGCGGGCGAGGCGGTGCGTGTGGCAGTGCAGGATTTAAAGGCGGCCGGCATCCCGCTTTATGTGCTCGGCGTCGGCACCGCCAGCGGCGCGCCGATCCCGCTGCCCGAGGGCGGCCATGCCGAGCAGGATGGCGCACAGGTGCTGAGCCGCATGGCCGCAACCAGCTACGGCGAATTGGCGCAGCGCACCGGCGGCGTCTTCGTCCCCGCCGTCGACGGCGATGCCGACTGGGCCAGCCTCTACGACAACCACCTCGCCCGCCTGCCGGCCGCGCCGCCGCCGGCCGATGCGGTGCGGGCCTGGCGTGAACTCTATGCCTGGTGCCTGGCGCCGGCCCTGGTGCTCCTGCTCTGGCTACACCTGCCGCGTGCCTTGCCGCAGGCGGCGGCGCTGCTGGTCGCCGGCCTGATCGCCCTGCCCGCTCACGACGCGCAGGCCGATGACACCCTGCAAGCCGCCTGGCGCGATTACCGCGCCGGCCGCCACGCCGAGGCGCAGACCCGGTTCGAACGGGCCGGCGGCTACCTGGGCCAGCTCGGCGCCGGCGCCGCCGCCTGGCGGCTCAAGGACTACGCTGCCGCCCAGCGCCACTTCGGCGCGGCCCTACTGCTGGCGCGCACGGCCGCGGAAAGAAGCGACGCCTTGTACAACCTGGGCAATGCACACTATGCCCTGGGCAACTGGCTGGCCGCAGCCGAGGCCTACCAGGCCGTGCTGCGCGAGCGGCCGCAGGACAGGCGCGCCCAGGCCAATCTGGAAAGGGCGATCTATCGCCTGAAGCAGCGGCGCGGGCCGGTGCTCGGCAGCACCGACCTGCGCGGCCGCATGGGCTTTTTCGCCGAAGGCATCACCAGCACCGAATGGGATCGCGAGATCGCGGTGAAGGAATTCGAGCGCAAGGAAACCGGCACCCTCATCGACAAGGACAAAGCGGCCGGCCAAGGTGCCCGGCTCGACGGCGCGGCGAGCCGGGCCGTCGGCGTTGAGGCCGACGGTCGCCGCCTGCAATCGGGCCTGAAGAAACTGGAGCTCCTGCACGACAAGCCGACCGCGATGTACCAGGGCCTGATGAAGCAGGACGCCTCGAGCAGCAGCATGGAGCTGCCGCCATGGTGA
- a CDS encoding ABC transporter ATP-binding protein encodes MLEIDRLAAQAGDFRLGEVSLTAGAGECHAVLGPSGSGKSTLLAAVLGTLPVASGRVRLAGEDITRLPMEQRHLGYLPQHLGLFPHLSVLDNLRYSARARHLPEREYRPLLDRLVEITGIGTLLQRRIANLSGGERQRVALVRALAANPRLVLLDEPFTALNESLRRELWWLMKDLQRERGLTVLLVTHDLSEAYFLADHITVLIDGRQEQSGDKSTVYRRPASEPVARFLGLKNLYPAHRVGAGIVDCPALGGRLVVTGADVSGDETLLAIRAEHVALRQADDPPRDGETRLTGRFEAVLDLGEAALLHFRADSGALLEIRCGSRVLRKYDLQAGKPGTVGLPASDLFAIRRRGASELSWPPTAQAGALTL; translated from the coding sequence ATGCTTGAGATCGACAGGCTTGCCGCCCAGGCGGGAGACTTCCGCCTGGGCGAAGTGTCGCTCACGGCGGGCGCGGGCGAGTGCCATGCCGTACTGGGGCCTTCGGGCTCGGGCAAGAGCACGCTGCTCGCCGCCGTGCTGGGCACCCTGCCGGTGGCCTCGGGCCGGGTACGGCTGGCGGGCGAGGACATCACGCGCTTGCCGATGGAGCAACGCCATCTCGGTTACCTGCCCCAGCATCTCGGGCTGTTCCCGCATCTGTCGGTGTTGGACAACCTGCGCTACAGCGCCCGCGCCCGGCACCTGCCGGAGCGTGAATACCGCCCCCTGCTGGATCGCCTGGTGGAGATCACCGGCATCGGCACGCTGTTGCAACGCCGCATCGCCAATCTTTCCGGCGGCGAGCGCCAGCGCGTGGCCTTGGTGCGGGCGCTGGCGGCCAATCCGCGCCTGGTGCTGCTGGACGAACCCTTCACGGCATTGAATGAAAGCCTGCGCCGCGAACTGTGGTGGCTGATGAAGGACCTGCAGCGCGAGCGCGGACTCACTGTTCTGCTCGTTACCCACGACCTCAGCGAGGCCTATTTCCTCGCCGATCACATCACCGTGCTGATCGACGGCCGCCAGGAGCAAAGCGGCGACAAGTCCACGGTCTACCGTCGCCCGGCCAGCGAGCCGGTGGCGCGCTTCCTTGGTTTGAAAAACCTGTATCCGGCCCACCGGGTGGGGGCGGGCATCGTCGATTGCCCGGCCTTGGGTGGGCGCCTTGTCGTGACCGGGGCTGATGTGAGCGGCGACGAAACGCTGCTCGCCATCCGCGCGGAGCATGTGGCACTGCGACAGGCGGACGATCCGCCGCGTGATGGCGAGACCCGCCTGACGGGCCGCTTCGAAGCCGTGCTCGACCTGGGCGAGGCAGCCCTGCTGCACTTTCGCGCCGATAGCGGTGCCTTGCTGGAAATCCGCTGCGGCAGTCGTGTATTGCGCAAATATGACTTGCAGGCGGGCAAGCCGGGCACGGTGGGCTTGCCGGCCAGCGATCTGTTCGCCATCCGGCGGCGGGGTGCGTCGGAACTTTCCTGGCCGCCGACGGCTCAAGCAGGGGCGCTTACGCTATAG
- a CDS encoding VWA domain-containing protein — protein MLELGQPLWLIALLPIAAWLAFGLRRSGEGMSASWRLKHPHLLPAAASEARLPGARLPLWLTALGLALIAVALSQPREVGQWLTPPPEGRDIVLVIDTSQTMSIDDFQLGGKKVERLAVLKAVMGRFIEGRPADRFGVIAFGSQAATLTPPTFDRVHVLAQLQRLQVGMAGDNTALGDALGLALKQLPPKRLRPALILVSDDAPSNSGDLTPAEALAVARQLGVAIHTVQVGSDLFAEGRVEVEAADPQPNMADLARVTGGHHYFVRGTEDAEQVIRDIGALEKTLARPARHREIREWYWLPLALAAALLTLGRVLAMRREA, from the coding sequence ATGCTCGAACTCGGCCAACCCCTCTGGCTCATCGCCCTGCTGCCCATCGCGGCCTGGCTCGCCTTCGGCCTGCGCCGCAGCGGCGAAGGCATGAGTGCGAGCTGGCGGCTCAAGCACCCGCACCTGCTGCCGGCCGCCGCGAGCGAGGCCCGGCTGCCCGGCGCCCGTCTGCCACTCTGGCTCACCGCGCTCGGCCTCGCCCTGATCGCCGTCGCCCTCAGCCAGCCCCGCGAGGTCGGCCAGTGGCTGACGCCGCCACCCGAGGGCCGCGACATCGTGTTGGTGATCGACACCTCGCAGACCATGAGCATCGACGACTTCCAGCTCGGCGGCAAAAAGGTCGAGCGCCTGGCCGTGCTCAAGGCGGTGATGGGCCGCTTCATCGAAGGGCGGCCCGCCGACCGCTTCGGCGTCATCGCCTTCGGCTCACAGGCGGCCACGCTGACGCCGCCCACCTTCGACCGCGTCCACGTCCTGGCCCAGCTTCAGCGACTGCAGGTGGGCATGGCCGGCGACAACACCGCACTCGGCGATGCCCTGGGCCTGGCGCTGAAGCAGTTGCCGCCGAAGAGGCTGCGTCCCGCGCTGATCCTGGTCAGCGACGACGCCCCGAGCAACAGCGGCGACCTTACCCCGGCCGAGGCCCTGGCCGTCGCCCGGCAACTGGGCGTGGCCATCCACACCGTGCAGGTCGGCAGCGACCTGTTCGCCGAGGGCCGCGTCGAGGTGGAAGCGGCCGACCCGCAGCCGAACATGGCCGATCTCGCGCGCGTGACCGGCGGCCATCACTATTTCGTGCGCGGCACCGAGGACGCCGAGCAGGTCATCCGCGACATCGGCGCCCTGGAGAAGACCCTGGCCCGCCCGGCCAGGCATCGGGAAATCCGCGAGTGGTATTGGCTGCCGCTCGCCCTGGCCGCGGCCCTGCTGACGCTGGGCCGCGTGTTGGCGATGAGGCGCGAGGCATGA